A genomic stretch from Marinitoga litoralis includes:
- the meaB gene encoding methylmalonyl Co-A mutase-associated GTPase MeaB has protein sequence MQELIDKFKNGDKYALAKIISLVENNINYAWEIIEKLPKPDKDIQIIGITGSPGAGKSTTLSKMVKKWVEKGLKIGIIAVDPSSPFSGGAFLGDRIRMRNLSGKENVYIRSVASRGSVGGLCDSIYDIVDVMKAFGFDKIIIETVGAGQSEIEVIFVADTILLVLSPNNGDEIQLFKAGIMEIADAYIVNKMDLPESDKFILQLKNTLSLESDSKSKVILPVSAIRNEGINEIIQWIDNHFNDIINSGEYKLRKNRRMKRRVRSAIMRNIDDIIESGDFEFENLFDLKNKIMNFICEVNNNEEN, from the coding sequence CTTGGGAAATTATTGAAAAATTACCAAAACCAGATAAAGATATTCAAATTATAGGTATTACCGGAAGTCCTGGAGCAGGAAAAAGTACAACTTTATCAAAAATGGTTAAAAAATGGGTAGAAAAAGGTTTAAAAATAGGTATTATTGCTGTTGATCCTTCTAGTCCTTTTTCTGGTGGTGCTTTTTTAGGCGATAGAATAAGAATGAGAAATCTATCTGGGAAAGAAAATGTATATATTAGAAGTGTAGCATCACGTGGTAGCGTTGGAGGATTATGTGATTCTATATATGACATAGTTGATGTAATGAAAGCATTTGGGTTTGATAAAATTATAATAGAAACTGTCGGAGCAGGACAATCAGAAATAGAAGTAATATTCGTTGCCGATACTATATTATTAGTTTTATCTCCAAACAATGGCGATGAAATTCAATTATTTAAAGCTGGAATAATGGAGATTGCAGATGCATATATTGTTAATAAGATGGATTTACCGGAATCTGATAAATTTATCTTACAGCTAAAAAACACATTATCTTTAGAAAGTGATTCTAAATCTAAGGTTATTTTACCCGTGAGCGCTATACGTAATGAAGGTATTAATGAAATTATTCAATGGATTGATAATCATTTTAATGACATAATTAATAGTGGAGAATATAAATTAAGAAAAAACAGAAGAATGAAAAGAAGAGTCCGAAGTGCAATAATGAGAAATATTGATGATATAATAGAATCAGGAGACTTTGAATTTGAGAATTTATTTGATTTAAAAAATAAAATTATGAATTTTATTTGTGAGGTGAATAATAATGAAGAAAATTGA
- the mce gene encoding methylmalonyl-CoA epimerase: MKKIDHIGIVVKSIDKALKLYNNMLGLELTGEEILEDRGLKVAFIKVGDTRIELLEPLHENSEVSGFLEKKGEGMHHIAYEVDDVKSMIEKAKELELKPLSDEPKDGAHNTKVVFLHPKTTNGVLVELVEHK; the protein is encoded by the coding sequence ATGAAGAAAATTGATCATATTGGTATTGTTGTGAAATCTATAGATAAAGCTTTAAAATTATACAATAATATGCTTGGTTTAGAATTAACTGGTGAAGAAATTCTCGAAGATAGAGGTTTAAAGGTAGCATTCATAAAAGTTGGGGATACTAGAATAGAGCTATTAGAACCTTTACACGAAAATTCAGAAGTTTCAGGATTTTTAGAAAAAAAAGGTGAAGGAATGCATCATATTGCATATGAAGTTGATGATGTAAAATCCATGATCGAAAAAGCAAAAGAATTAGAATTAAAACCATTAAGCGACGAACCAAAAGATGGAGCTCATAATACTAAGGTTGTTTTCTTACACCCAAAAACTACTAATGGTGTACTAGTTGAACTAGTTGAACACAAATAA